A region of Flavobacterium album DNA encodes the following proteins:
- a CDS encoding RNA polymerase sigma factor, producing MTNANPDIDALIELCKEGSRNAQFEVYNRYYKPMYNTALRIVKDSHWAEDIMQEAFLKAFTKLDSFKGEVTFGAWLKRIVINHSLDNYKKINKNAMDPLDNVLYKVEDDNYKEEAAIDFQNMQVQQVMAAIQSLKDNYRVALTLFFIEGYDQEEISDIMGITHGNCRTTISRAKESLLKKLNA from the coding sequence TTGACAAACGCAAATCCGGATATCGATGCATTGATAGAACTCTGCAAAGAGGGCAGCCGCAATGCGCAGTTCGAGGTGTACAACAGGTATTATAAACCTATGTACAACACCGCGCTGCGTATCGTGAAGGACAGCCATTGGGCAGAAGATATCATGCAGGAGGCGTTCCTGAAAGCGTTTACCAAGCTGGATTCATTCAAAGGCGAAGTTACGTTCGGGGCATGGCTAAAAAGGATCGTGATCAACCACAGCCTTGACAATTATAAGAAGATCAATAAGAATGCCATGGATCCGCTGGATAATGTACTGTATAAAGTAGAAGATGACAACTACAAAGAAGAAGCTGCGATCGACTTCCAGAACATGCAGGTACAGCAGGTCATGGCCGCGATACAGTCGCTGAAAGACAATTACAGGGTTGCGCTCACCCTTTTCTTCATAGAAGGCTATGACCAGGAAGAAATAAGCGACATAATGGGAATTACACACGGCAATTGCCGCACAACAATAAGCAGGGCTAAGGAAAGCCTGCTGAAAAAACTAAATGCATGA
- a CDS encoding head GIN domain-containing protein, with product MKKAVMFLAGLCFTLTVAAQEKKEAVQGNGDTTKEKRKIGPDYSKIKVTGNFEVSLISGDTGTLSMEGEENLLPLVTTEVKNGTLFIGSENDKFLTPSRNRKITIKVPVNALSEVFLKGSGSINVKNRVKNDIKLLLDGCGSINVSVNTDNVEACVLGSGEIKIDGQAQSFECKVVGSGIIKAYDLKAPNVNAVVSGAGDVEANSSKKLKGRISGSGNIAFAGEPSETDLKHSGTGKFTFHQ from the coding sequence ATGAAAAAAGCAGTAATGTTTTTAGCAGGGCTTTGCTTTACCCTAACGGTAGCAGCCCAGGAAAAAAAAGAAGCGGTACAAGGCAACGGTGATACCACCAAAGAGAAAAGGAAAATAGGCCCTGACTACAGCAAAATCAAAGTAACCGGTAATTTTGAGGTGAGCCTTATATCGGGCGACACCGGCACCCTTAGCATGGAAGGCGAAGAAAACCTGCTTCCGCTTGTTACTACCGAAGTAAAAAACGGCACACTCTTCATCGGCTCCGAGAACGACAAATTCCTTACACCATCCCGCAACCGCAAGATCACCATCAAAGTGCCTGTAAATGCATTGAGCGAAGTTTTCCTTAAAGGCAGCGGCAGCATCAATGTAAAGAACCGGGTGAAGAATGACATCAAGCTACTCCTTGACGGCTGTGGCTCGATAAACGTATCTGTAAATACCGACAATGTAGAGGCCTGCGTGCTTGGCTCGGGAGAGATCAAAATTGATGGCCAGGCACAAAGCTTTGAATGCAAGGTTGTAGGTTCGGGCATCATAAAAGCATATGACCTGAAAGCGCCCAATGTAAATGCCGTCGTGTCGGGAGCGGGCGATGTAGAGGCCAACAGCTCTAAAAAGCTGAAAGGCAGGATAAGCGGCTCAGGCAACATCGCATTTGCAGGCGAACCTTCTGAAACCGACCTGAAGCATTCCGGCACAGGGAAATTCACTTTCCATCAATAA
- a CDS encoding SGNH/GDSL hydrolase family protein, whose protein sequence is MERVKVACLGDSITKGTFSYDWIGQLAAAHDLKDYQFINFGKNGELAYNTLLRVDEVIALRPDYIIILIGTNDVNAVMTHANTKRYKRNLSLPQQPTLEWYAENLEVIVTKLQQYTNAKIALCTLPVLGEDLTHESNAMVAKYNAVIERISNEYETELLDLNGKMTGYLMQNPPSQPVPFQKGLGLLAKAAIRRVLLREDWNNISERYGLALTTDTIHLNETSGRMLADMAMHFVAGPAGSFFWPRPSAEQYERYRMQFSF, encoded by the coding sequence ATGGAAAGAGTTAAAGTCGCCTGCCTTGGTGACAGCATCACCAAAGGTACATTCAGCTACGACTGGATAGGGCAATTGGCAGCCGCCCATGACCTTAAGGATTATCAATTCATTAATTTCGGCAAAAACGGCGAATTGGCCTATAATACCTTACTGAGGGTAGACGAAGTTATAGCGTTAAGACCTGACTATATCATTATACTCATTGGCACCAACGATGTTAATGCCGTAATGACCCATGCCAATACCAAAAGGTATAAAAGGAACCTTTCGCTTCCACAGCAACCGACTTTGGAATGGTATGCCGAAAATCTCGAAGTAATCGTAACAAAGCTGCAGCAATATACCAATGCCAAAATAGCGCTGTGTACACTACCGGTCCTGGGTGAAGACCTCACGCATGAGTCGAATGCAATGGTTGCAAAGTACAATGCCGTGATTGAACGCATCAGCAACGAATACGAAACAGAGTTATTGGACCTCAACGGTAAAATGACCGGATACCTCATGCAAAATCCACCATCGCAGCCTGTACCATTCCAAAAGGGGCTTGGGCTTTTGGCGAAGGCAGCCATAAGAAGGGTATTGCTTCGGGAAGACTGGAACAATATATCAGAACGTTACGGGCTAGCCCTGACCACAGATACCATACACCTTAATGAGACCAGCGGAAGGATGCTCGCCGATATGGCAATGCATTTTGTTGCCGGACCCGCGGGGAGCTTTTTCTGGCCGCGGCCTTCGGCGGAGCAATACGAGCGCTACCGGATGCAGTTCTCGTTCTAA